In the Salinirubrum litoreum genome, one interval contains:
- a CDS encoding DUF7529 family protein: MDETDPATQDPREAHPLSGVLAFWEDVTDDMEATAEEYREAGWDVLALHPGDVTALPATYADGTESDEFGLDVLVPGDEFRELESLVADTAFDAYEAYRALQNDTVFLVVVMQAESAGKAVVFPVYYATSEADRMIELAREAGEMHTFVRPLSNDRRVEFTQREPASLLPPSGGE, translated from the coding sequence ATGGACGAGACGGACCCCGCCACGCAGGACCCACGGGAGGCGCATCCCCTGTCGGGCGTGCTCGCCTTCTGGGAGGACGTGACCGACGACATGGAGGCGACCGCCGAGGAGTACCGCGAGGCCGGGTGGGACGTGTTGGCGCTCCACCCCGGCGACGTGACCGCCCTGCCGGCGACCTACGCCGACGGGACCGAGAGCGACGAGTTCGGCCTCGACGTACTGGTGCCGGGCGACGAGTTCCGCGAACTGGAGTCGCTGGTGGCCGACACCGCCTTCGACGCCTACGAGGCCTACCGCGCCCTGCAGAACGACACCGTCTTTCTCGTCGTCGTGATGCAGGCCGAGTCGGCGGGGAAGGCGGTCGTCTTCCCGGTGTACTACGCCACGAGCGAGGCCGACCGCATGATCGAACTCGCCCGCGAGGCCGGCGAGATGCACACCTTCGTCCGCCCGCTATCGAACGACCGGCGGGTCGAGTTCACCCAGCGGGAACCGGCGTCGTTGCTCCCCCCGAGTGGCGGCGAGTGA
- a CDS encoding ABC transporter permease translates to MSTETDDASREVGRGFLERLRSSPFLTELLSNRLALVGLSIIFTMVGIALIARFGLDLQAITLSRLGEGVPDRAPPGWAGPAPANEQLFGTDAAARDIFKRTMYGAWLAMKFGTITVGVSTVVGVSLGILAAYYGDVTDNVIMRTMDVLLAFPSLLLALALVAIFGAGLWKAVIALMLVYTPRFARVVRGAALKVLEDEYIDATVALGATDPRVLARHVLPNTLAPITVQSTLNFGLAIIDLAALSFLGFGAEAGTPSWGLMLSNGVSNGLLTGKWWMSFFPGLFLAITVLGFNLLGDGMRDALDPRMREAVD, encoded by the coding sequence ATGAGCACGGAGACAGACGACGCGTCACGCGAGGTCGGCCGGGGCTTTCTCGAACGACTGCGCTCCTCGCCGTTCCTCACCGAACTGCTCTCGAACCGCCTCGCGCTGGTCGGCCTCTCGATCATCTTCACGATGGTCGGCATCGCGCTGATCGCCCGGTTCGGCCTCGACTTACAGGCGATCACCCTCTCCCGACTCGGCGAGGGCGTGCCGGACCGCGCACCGCCGGGGTGGGCCGGCCCCGCGCCCGCGAACGAGCAACTGTTCGGCACGGACGCGGCCGCCCGCGACATCTTCAAGCGGACGATGTACGGCGCGTGGCTGGCGATGAAGTTCGGGACGATCACGGTCGGCGTCTCTACCGTGGTCGGTGTCAGTCTCGGTATCCTCGCCGCGTACTACGGCGACGTGACGGACAACGTCATCATGCGGACGATGGACGTGCTGCTCGCCTTTCCGTCGCTCCTGCTGGCGCTGGCACTGGTCGCCATCTTCGGTGCGGGTCTGTGGAAGGCGGTCATCGCGCTGATGCTGGTCTACACGCCCCGGTTCGCCCGTGTCGTGCGCGGTGCGGCGCTGAAGGTGCTGGAAGACGAGTACATCGACGCGACCGTCGCGCTCGGCGCGACCGATCCGCGCGTGCTCGCCAGACACGTCCTGCCGAACACGCTCGCGCCGATCACGGTCCAGTCGACGCTCAACTTCGGGCTGGCCATCATCGACCTCGCGGCGCTGTCGTTCCTCGGCTTCGGCGCGGAGGCCGGCACGCCCTCGTGGGGGCTGATGCTCTCGAACGGCGTCTCGAACGGGCTGCTGACCGGGAAGTGGTGGATGTCGTTCTTCCCCGGCCTGTTCCTCGCTATCACCGTGCTGGGCTTCAACCTCCTCGGTGACGGGATGCGGGACGCGCTGGACCCCCGGATGCGCGAGGCCGTCGACTGA
- a CDS encoding ABC transporter permease, with protein MVSKRFVLKRLLLLIPVLFGVGTLVFAILQSAPGNPCRIILGQRASSQQIQQCVTDLGLNDPIWVQYVRFLGEAATFEFGDSYQIAKGTPVREVLADKLPVTIELALFGQAMGIFVGIPLGILSAVKQDTLTDQATRIGALSGISVPIYWSGPILILLLSTYLGVFPTSGRIGSTIFLDNQWYPFTILGPDRFLPAPWIGSITVAGVTLPFVEIVQLTAETPAPLTGMVTIDTLILGRFDAFGSAVHHLFLPAAVIGIYSTALISRMMRSSMLEVVRQDYMRTARAKGQGAKITVMKHGFQNALIPVITVIGIQFGSLLGGAVLTETVFGIGGIGTMLVSAIGATDYPLVQGTVLTFALLFTLVNLGVDITYSYLDPRIQQ; from the coding sequence ATGGTATCCAAACGGTTCGTCCTCAAGCGACTCCTGCTGTTGATCCCCGTGCTGTTCGGGGTCGGGACGCTCGTGTTCGCCATTCTCCAGTCGGCACCGGGGAACCCCTGCCGGATCATCCTCGGCCAGCGAGCCTCCAGCCAGCAGATCCAGCAGTGTGTCACCGACCTCGGGTTGAACGATCCGATCTGGGTCCAGTACGTCCGCTTCCTCGGCGAGGCGGCGACCTTCGAGTTCGGCGACTCCTACCAGATCGCCAAAGGCACGCCGGTCCGTGAGGTGCTGGCCGACAAACTCCCCGTCACCATCGAACTCGCGCTGTTCGGCCAGGCGATGGGCATCTTCGTCGGTATCCCGCTGGGAATCCTCTCGGCGGTGAAACAGGACACGCTGACCGACCAGGCGACCCGGATCGGCGCACTGAGCGGTATCTCGGTGCCGATCTACTGGTCCGGTCCGATCCTGATCCTCCTCCTGTCGACGTATCTCGGAGTGTTCCCGACCAGTGGGCGGATCGGCTCGACCATCTTCCTCGACAACCAGTGGTACCCGTTCACGATCCTGGGGCCGGACCGGTTCCTCCCCGCACCGTGGATCGGGTCGATCACGGTCGCCGGCGTGACGCTCCCGTTCGTCGAGATCGTCCAGTTGACCGCCGAGACGCCCGCGCCGCTGACGGGGATGGTCACCATCGACACGCTGATTCTCGGTCGGTTCGACGCCTTCGGGTCGGCGGTCCACCACCTGTTCTTGCCTGCGGCGGTCATCGGCATCTACTCGACCGCGCTCATCTCCCGGATGATGCGGTCGTCGATGCTCGAAGTCGTCCGGCAGGACTACATGCGGACCGCCCGCGCGAAGGGGCAGGGCGCGAAGATCACCGTCATGAAACACGGCTTCCAGAACGCGCTGATCCCGGTCATCACCGTCATCGGCATCCAGTTCGGGAGTCTGCTCGGCGGCGCGGTGCTGACCGAGACCGTCTTCGGCATCGGCGGCATCGGGACGATGCTCGTCTCCGCCATCGGCGCGACCGACTACCCGCTGGTGCAGGGGACCGTCCTCACGTTCGCGCTGCTGTTCACCCTGGTCAACCTGGGCGTCGACATCACCTACAGCTACCTCGATCCACGGATCCAACAATGA
- a CDS encoding dihydroorotase — translation MLVRNATLADGRVRDVRIDGETIDAVAPGLTPESDERLLDADGDLLLPGAIDVHVHFREPGYSHKETWTTGSRSAAAGGVTTVVDQPNTDPATVTGDAFDGKAHLAGESLVNWGINGGVTPDWDPDSLFSRPLFALGEVFLADSTGDMGIDADLFGEAVERATDAGVTVTVHAEDADLFDEEALAEAEADAGVGRDANADLWSAYRTPEAEAAAVERAVGVAENAGARIHVAHTSTPEGADIASDAGMTCEVTPHHLFLSRDDLADLGTYGRMNPPLRDETRREALWERVVDGTVEMVATDHAPHTRDEKETTLLDAPSGVPGVETMLPLLLERARRGEIDYERIRDLTATNPAEVFDLPATGRVEAGADADLVLVDPESSREIRGENLHSNCGWTPFEGKQGVFPRLTMVGGQVVYERDGDGERFADEAVGENVRA, via the coding sequence ATGCTCGTCAGAAACGCCACGCTGGCCGACGGTCGCGTCCGAGACGTCCGGATCGACGGCGAAACGATCGACGCGGTCGCCCCCGGCCTCACCCCCGAGTCGGACGAACGACTGCTCGACGCCGACGGCGACCTCCTCCTGCCCGGTGCGATCGACGTCCACGTCCACTTCCGCGAACCGGGCTACTCGCATAAAGAGACGTGGACCACCGGCTCTCGGTCGGCGGCGGCCGGCGGCGTCACGACCGTCGTCGATCAGCCGAACACCGACCCGGCCACGGTGACGGGTGACGCCTTCGACGGGAAGGCCCACCTCGCGGGCGAGTCGCTCGTGAACTGGGGGATCAACGGCGGCGTCACGCCCGACTGGGACCCCGACTCGCTCTTTTCGCGACCCCTGTTCGCGCTCGGCGAGGTCTTCCTCGCGGACTCGACCGGCGACATGGGCATCGACGCGGACCTGTTCGGCGAGGCGGTCGAGCGTGCGACCGACGCGGGCGTGACCGTGACGGTCCACGCCGAGGACGCAGACCTGTTCGACGAGGAGGCGCTGGCCGAGGCGGAGGCGGACGCTGGCGTCGGCCGAGACGCGAACGCCGACCTGTGGAGTGCGTACCGCACACCCGAGGCCGAGGCCGCCGCAGTCGAGCGCGCAGTGGGAGTGGCCGAGAACGCGGGCGCGAGAATCCACGTCGCCCACACCAGCACGCCGGAGGGTGCCGACATCGCCAGCGACGCGGGGATGACCTGCGAAGTGACCCCACACCACCTCTTTCTGTCGCGGGACGACCTCGCCGATCTCGGTACCTACGGCCGGATGAACCCGCCACTGCGCGACGAGACGCGGAGAGAGGCGCTCTGGGAGCGTGTCGTCGACGGAACCGTCGAGATGGTCGCCACCGACCACGCGCCCCACACCCGCGACGAGAAGGAGACGACACTGCTCGACGCCCCGAGCGGCGTCCCCGGCGTCGAGACGATGCTCCCGCTCCTGCTCGAACGCGCCCGACGGGGTGAGATCGACTACGAGCGCATCCGCGACCTCACGGCGACGAACCCCGCCGAGGTGTTCGACCTGCCGGCGACAGGCAGAGTCGAGGCCGGCGCGGACGCCGATCTGGTGCTAGTCGACCCCGAGTCGAGCCGCGAGATCCGCGGCGAGAACCTCCACTCGAACTGTGGCTGGACGCCGTTCGAGGGGAAACAGGGGGTCTTCCCGCGACTGACGATGGTCGGTGGGCAGGTGGTGTACGAACGCGACGGCGACGGCGAGCGATTTGCAGACGAGGCGGTCGGTGAGAACGTCAGAGCCTGA
- a CDS encoding ABC transporter substrate-binding protein has protein sequence MSQDDSVDRRRFLKAVGGATATAALAGCQQQDPGTETDTGTDTDGDMDDTETETDDGDDSADVSGTLVYARGDHPTNYDPQQTTSGEVAKVTNQIFDQLVGFVPGSGGELTEGLATDFSLEGTTATLTLREGVTFHNGAEFTAADVRATIRRFIDSEYEYYLGDDTRSGYGPFTFGNWVDSVDDSSDYEVTIELTQQYAPFLRNLAMFAASILSQQQIESLGSSQADLGANPQGTGVFSFDQLDNGNQRVLLAANTDYFGDGPNVEQVVFKTIGQNSTRVQDVINGDSHITDNLDSQSSQQADNADTASLESKNGINVGYMAFNMARKEEFRDRRVRRAISYAVNTEAIVNQIYQGFATQADQPLPPDVAGYNEDLDPYPTDTDEALSLFEDAGISSLEFELATFSNPRGYNPSPIETANQVKSDLEGLSGVDITVNINQFSTFSSYLDYTDQGRHDACFLGWYTDNADPDNFLYVLLDPKVPLDAVPDGQDWVSYDTEGYSTLNAAGWANTEYMQLVRDAQATYDDSERTSAYQEANQIAHDEAPWVFIDYAQTLRAVNQAVSGYTVSSVGGPFLNTVSLDN, from the coding sequence ATGTCACAGGATGACAGCGTAGACAGGCGGCGGTTCCTGAAGGCGGTCGGCGGCGCGACGGCCACGGCGGCGCTCGCAGGCTGTCAACAGCAGGACCCCGGTACGGAGACGGACACCGGGACGGACACCGACGGCGACATGGACGACACCGAGACGGAGACCGACGACGGCGACGACTCGGCGGACGTCTCCGGGACGCTCGTCTACGCCCGTGGCGACCACCCGACGAACTACGACCCACAGCAGACCACCAGCGGCGAGGTGGCGAAGGTCACGAACCAGATCTTCGACCAACTCGTCGGGTTCGTCCCCGGCAGTGGCGGCGAGTTGACCGAGGGGCTGGCGACGGACTTCTCGCTGGAGGGAACGACCGCGACGCTCACTCTGCGTGAGGGCGTCACGTTCCACAACGGGGCGGAGTTCACGGCCGCCGACGTCCGCGCGACCATCCGACGCTTCATCGACTCGGAGTACGAGTACTACCTCGGCGACGACACCCGGTCGGGCTACGGCCCGTTCACCTTCGGCAACTGGGTCGACAGCGTCGACGACTCCTCGGACTACGAGGTCACCATCGAACTGACCCAGCAGTACGCCCCGTTCCTGCGGAACCTGGCGATGTTCGCGGCGTCGATCCTCTCCCAGCAACAGATCGAGTCGCTCGGCTCCTCGCAGGCCGACCTCGGCGCGAACCCGCAGGGGACCGGCGTCTTCTCGTTCGACCAGCTCGACAACGGGAACCAGCGTGTCCTGCTGGCGGCCAACACCGACTACTTCGGCGACGGGCCGAACGTCGAGCAGGTCGTCTTCAAGACGATCGGCCAGAACTCGACGCGCGTGCAGGACGTCATCAACGGCGACTCGCACATCACCGACAACCTCGACTCCCAGTCGTCCCAGCAGGCGGACAACGCCGACACGGCGTCGCTGGAGTCGAAGAACGGGATCAACGTCGGCTACATGGCGTTCAACATGGCCCGGAAGGAGGAGTTCCGCGACCGGCGCGTCCGGCGGGCCATCAGCTACGCCGTGAACACCGAGGCCATCGTCAATCAGATCTACCAGGGCTTCGCTACTCAGGCTGACCAGCCGCTCCCCCCGGACGTGGCCGGCTACAACGAGGATCTGGACCCGTATCCGACCGACACCGACGAGGCGCTCTCGCTGTTCGAGGACGCCGGCATCAGTTCACTGGAGTTCGAACTGGCGACGTTCTCGAACCCCCGCGGCTACAACCCGAGTCCCATCGAGACGGCGAACCAGGTGAAGTCCGACCTCGAAGGGCTCTCCGGCGTGGACATCACGGTGAACATCAACCAGTTCTCCACGTTCTCGTCGTACCTCGACTACACGGATCAGGGTCGCCACGACGCCTGTTTCCTCGGCTGGTACACCGACAACGCGGACCCGGACAACTTCCTGTACGTCCTGCTCGATCCGAAGGTCCCGCTGGACGCGGTGCCGGACGGGCAGGACTGGGTCAGCTACGACACCGAGGGTTACTCGACGCTCAACGCGGCCGGGTGGGCCAACACGGAGTACATGCAGCTCGTCCGTGACGCACAGGCCACCTACGACGATAGCGAGCGCACGAGCGCCTACCAGGAGGCGAACCAGATCGCCCACGACGAAGCGCCGTGGGTGTTCATCGACTACGCCCAGACACTGCGTGCGGTGAACCAGGCGGTGTCGGGCTACACGGTCTCCTCGGTCGGTGGACCGTTCCTCAACACGGTCTCGCTCGACAACTGA
- a CDS encoding DUF7268 family protein, whose translation MSSTEESAVDLPLSAWLRPRVRLVVGAAVVGVVAGVVATLAFFLLVHPDDLSRASARAFSLAAIALGFGVLGWSGSIFAGRGFEEMQRHLDTGTDWTEADSRRAMARISGFGAGGMVGVIVTTTVL comes from the coding sequence ATGTCGAGTACCGAGGAGTCGGCGGTCGATCTGCCACTCTCGGCGTGGCTCCGGCCCCGTGTCCGTCTCGTCGTCGGCGCTGCGGTGGTCGGTGTCGTCGCCGGCGTCGTCGCGACGCTCGCCTTCTTCCTCCTCGTCCACCCGGACGACCTCTCGCGGGCGAGTGCCAGAGCCTTCTCGCTGGCGGCTATCGCGCTGGGGTTCGGCGTCCTCGGCTGGTCGGGCTCTATCTTCGCCGGGCGCGGCTTCGAGGAGATGCAGCGACACCTCGACACGGGCACCGACTGGACCGAGGCGGACTCCCGCCGGGCGATGGCCCGCATCTCGGGGTTCGGTGCCGGCGGGATGGTCGGGGTCATCGTGACGACGACGGTGTTGTAG
- a CDS encoding ABC transporter ATP-binding protein, whose translation MSDLLSLSNLRTQFDTERGAVKAVDGVDLTIREGETVGLVGESGSGKSVTALSTMGLIDDPGRIAGGQVKFHAPETVARFAGDHPTKVAGDGRDGFVHVESATVDTSAVPSDVRQSAGGDDRTETDLARELIRRDPSFLREGAIEITDGYVDLTRAPEDVMRQVRGGDMGMIFQDPMTSLNPALTVGEQVAESLRLHRYGGRRKDSWLNAVREILPGGDGLNDDIRRDVIQMLEQVGIPEAASRLDEYPHEFSGGMRQRVLIAIALACQPKMLIADEPTTALDVTIQAQILDLIDDLQADLGMSVLFITHDLGVVAEVCDRVAVMYAGEIVEEGPVEEIFANPSHPYTYALLESIPREDSERLVPIEGNVPSLIDMPEGCHFADRCPWAQPECREGDVPFLQHGPDDVDHRSKCILDDFDTTEYGTDRGGIAASESTRTDDQLLSVQNLKKHFSRADDLLDEYLGRNPGTVKAVDGVSFDIYEGETLGLVGESGCGKSTTGRTILRLLEPTDGKVLFAGDDLASLDKDGLREKRRDLQMIFQDPLSSLDPRMTVGQTVAEPLKIHDLPAEEADDETGRRQQRRDRVFELLEAVGLSADQFDRYPHELSGGQRQRVGIARALAVDPDFIVCDEPVSALDVSVQAQILNLLEELQVEFGLTFLFIAHDLSVVRHICDRVAVMYLGEIVEIAETDELFGDPKHPYTRALLSSIPEPDPTTTTDRTILEGDVPSPIDPPSGCHFRTRCPEVIPPDEIEIDQEAYRNVMNLRQRVEAERISVESARESVRESAGVATTDGGVATTTEEADGVATDAVVDTIYNDFFEMPLSGENHATVRRALEQVVDEEWEQAAETLRDRFESVCERSNPVLQDEPHPSACHKYEQPDE comes from the coding sequence ATGAGTGACCTCCTCTCGCTGTCGAACCTCCGGACACAGTTCGACACCGAACGCGGGGCGGTGAAGGCCGTCGACGGCGTCGACCTGACGATCCGCGAGGGCGAGACGGTCGGCCTGGTCGGCGAGTCCGGGTCCGGCAAGAGCGTCACCGCGCTCTCGACGATGGGACTGATCGACGACCCCGGCCGCATCGCGGGCGGACAGGTGAAGTTCCACGCCCCCGAGACGGTCGCACGCTTCGCCGGCGATCACCCAACGAAGGTCGCCGGTGACGGACGGGACGGCTTCGTCCACGTCGAGTCGGCGACCGTCGACACGAGCGCGGTCCCGAGCGACGTCCGCCAGTCGGCCGGCGGCGACGACCGCACCGAGACCGACCTCGCACGCGAACTGATCCGCCGCGACCCATCCTTCCTCCGAGAGGGGGCGATCGAGATCACCGACGGCTACGTCGATCTGACCCGCGCCCCCGAAGACGTGATGCGGCAGGTCCGGGGCGGCGACATGGGGATGATCTTCCAGGACCCGATGACCTCGCTCAACCCGGCGCTGACCGTCGGCGAGCAGGTCGCCGAGTCGCTCCGTCTCCACCGCTACGGCGGTCGCCGGAAGGACTCGTGGCTGAACGCGGTTCGGGAGATTCTCCCCGGTGGCGACGGACTGAACGACGACATCCGCCGGGACGTGATCCAGATGCTCGAACAGGTCGGCATCCCCGAGGCCGCCTCCCGACTGGACGAGTACCCCCACGAGTTCTCCGGCGGGATGCGCCAGCGCGTCCTGATCGCCATCGCGCTGGCCTGTCAGCCGAAGATGCTGATCGCCGACGAACCGACGACCGCGCTCGACGTGACGATCCAGGCGCAGATTCTCGACCTCATCGACGACCTCCAGGCGGACCTCGGGATGTCCGTCCTCTTCATCACCCACGACCTCGGTGTCGTCGCCGAAGTCTGTGACCGCGTGGCCGTGATGTACGCCGGCGAGATCGTCGAGGAGGGTCCCGTCGAGGAGATCTTCGCCAACCCCTCGCATCCGTACACCTACGCCCTGCTCGAATCTATCCCGCGCGAGGACTCGGAGCGTCTCGTCCCCATCGAAGGGAACGTCCCGAGTCTGATCGACATGCCCGAAGGGTGTCACTTCGCCGACCGCTGTCCGTGGGCCCAACCGGAGTGCCGGGAGGGTGACGTGCCGTTCCTCCAGCACGGCCCGGACGACGTGGACCACCGATCGAAGTGCATCCTCGACGACTTCGACACCACGGAGTACGGCACCGACAGAGGCGGTATCGCCGCCAGCGAATCCACGAGAACCGACGACCAACTGCTGTCGGTCCAGAACCTGAAGAAACACTTCTCGCGGGCCGACGACCTGCTGGACGAGTATCTCGGCCGGAACCCCGGCACCGTCAAGGCGGTCGACGGCGTGAGCTTCGACATCTACGAGGGCGAGACGCTCGGACTGGTCGGGGAGTCGGGTTGTGGCAAGTCGACGACCGGGCGAACCATCCTCCGACTGCTGGAACCGACCGACGGCAAGGTCCTGTTCGCGGGCGACGACCTCGCCTCGCTCGACAAGGACGGCCTGCGGGAGAAGCGCCGGGACCTCCAGATGATCTTCCAGGACCCGCTGTCGAGTCTCGACCCCCGGATGACGGTCGGCCAGACGGTCGCCGAACCGCTGAAGATCCACGACCTCCCGGCCGAGGAAGCCGACGACGAGACCGGTCGTCGCCAACAGCGCCGGGACCGCGTCTTCGAGTTGCTGGAGGCGGTCGGGCTCAGCGCCGACCAGTTCGACCGCTACCCGCACGAACTCTCCGGCGGCCAGCGCCAGCGCGTCGGTATCGCCCGCGCACTGGCGGTCGACCCGGACTTCATCGTCTGTGACGAACCGGTCTCCGCGCTGGACGTGAGCGTGCAGGCCCAGATTCTCAACCTCCTCGAGGAACTGCAGGTGGAGTTCGGCCTCACCTTCCTGTTCATCGCCCACGACCTGAGCGTCGTCCGGCACATCTGCGACCGCGTCGCCGTGATGTATCTCGGCGAGATCGTCGAGATCGCCGAGACCGACGAACTGTTCGGCGATCCGAAACACCCCTACACCCGCGCCCTGCTCTCGTCGATCCCGGAACCCGACCCGACGACGACCACCGACCGGACGATCCTGGAGGGCGACGTGCCCTCGCCCATCGACCCGCCCTCTGGCTGTCACTTCCGGACGCGCTGTCCCGAGGTCATCCCGCCGGACGAGATCGAGATCGACCAGGAGGCCTACCGGAACGTGATGAACCTCCGTCAGCGCGTCGAGGCGGAACGCATCTCGGTGGAGTCGGCCCGCGAGTCGGTGCGGGAGTCCGCGGGGGTGGCGACGACGGACGGCGGCGTGGCGACGACGACCGAGGAGGCGGACGGCGTGGCGACGGACGCGGTGGTGGACACCATCTACAACGACTTCTTCGAGATGCCCCTCTCGGGCGAGAACCATGCGACGGTTCGGCGGGCGCTCGAACAGGTCGTCGACGAGGAGTGGGAGCAAGCGGCCGAGACGCTCCGCGACCGGTTCGAGAGCGTCTGTGAGCGGTCGAACCCGGTGTTGCAGGACGAGCCACACCCCTCGGCGTGTCACAAGTACGAGCAACCCGACGAGTGA
- a CDS encoding lipoate--protein ligase family protein: protein MDDLADREWRVIPEEPRPGPMQMALDEIAAETAGAGGPRTVRVYRWEPSCLSLGYRQAADTVDWDYCESAGVDVTRRQTGGGGIYHDAVGDISYSIVAPKSELPGDLMDCYHLLCEPILAAIRRMGVPARFVDSELPALYDPACYLRALHPAHDVVVPDSSEADEDDESDGRVRKLAGNAQYRRKDAVIQHGSITYSVRPEAHLGVFADPGVDPAGFRERVTGVDEHADCSRAAAVDVLTETLTEWADAEVGGWSEEEVSRARERVETKYDDEEWVRERRRT, encoded by the coding sequence ATGGACGACCTCGCGGACCGGGAGTGGCGCGTGATCCCCGAGGAGCCACGCCCCGGTCCGATGCAGATGGCACTGGACGAGATCGCCGCCGAGACGGCCGGCGCAGGCGGTCCGCGGACAGTTCGCGTCTACCGGTGGGAGCCGAGTTGTCTCTCGCTGGGCTACCGGCAGGCGGCCGACACGGTGGACTGGGACTACTGCGAGTCGGCCGGCGTCGACGTGACGCGCCGGCAGACCGGCGGCGGCGGCATCTACCACGACGCGGTCGGCGACATCTCCTACTCTATCGTCGCGCCGAAGTCGGAGCTACCGGGCGACCTCATGGACTGCTACCACCTGCTGTGTGAGCCGATTCTCGCGGCGATTCGCCGGATGGGCGTCCCGGCGCGGTTCGTCGACTCGGAACTGCCGGCGCTGTACGACCCGGCCTGCTACCTCCGGGCGCTCCACCCGGCACACGACGTGGTGGTGCCGGATTCGAGTGAGGCTGACGAGGACGACGAGTCCGATGGTCGCGTTCGGAAGTTGGCCGGGAACGCGCAGTACCGCCGGAAGGACGCGGTGATCCAGCACGGCTCGATCACCTACTCGGTCCGGCCGGAGGCACACCTCGGCGTGTTCGCCGATCCGGGTGTCGATCCGGCGGGGTTCCGAGAGCGCGTGACCGGCGTCGACGAACACGCCGACTGCTCGCGGGCAGCGGCTGTGGACGTGCTGACCGAGACGCTGACCGAGTGGGCCGACGCCGAGGTGGGTGGGTGGAGTGAGGAGGAGGTGTCGCGGGCGCGAGAGCGCGTGGAGACGAAGTACGACGACGAGGAGTGGGTTCGGGAACGAAGACGAACGTGA